A window from Sphingobacterium hotanense encodes these proteins:
- a CDS encoding TrmH family RNA methyltransferase: MLSKAQISLIASLQHKKFRNQQQMFVVEGIKSVLEFVHSNYKIQKIYATADALAKLGKIPQNIKLEELNETELGKISQLKNPQGALALVQLPNDAELDAKALETKHSLVLDDVQDPGNLGTIIRTAEWFGIEHIICSIGTVDCYNPKVVQATMGSLSRVKIYYIDIEQFLQESSLPVFGALLDGESIYETNFSDAGLILMGNEGNGIRKSLLSRIDHAVTIPRIGKAESLNVAIATTLFCSEVARQGLLKR; the protein is encoded by the coding sequence ATGTTGTCAAAAGCACAAATCAGTCTAATCGCATCATTACAGCATAAAAAATTCCGAAATCAACAGCAGATGTTTGTTGTAGAAGGAATAAAATCAGTCTTAGAGTTTGTACACTCTAATTACAAGATACAAAAAATCTATGCTACAGCAGATGCTCTTGCAAAATTGGGTAAAATCCCTCAAAATATAAAACTCGAAGAGCTGAATGAGACCGAATTAGGTAAGATTAGTCAGTTGAAGAATCCCCAGGGCGCTTTAGCATTAGTTCAATTGCCAAATGATGCTGAACTGGATGCAAAAGCCTTGGAAACTAAACATAGCCTTGTGTTAGACGATGTGCAAGATCCAGGAAATCTAGGTACGATAATTCGTACAGCAGAATGGTTCGGTATTGAGCATATCATCTGTTCCATCGGAACGGTAGATTGTTATAACCCAAAAGTAGTACAAGCGACGATGGGCTCCCTGTCCCGTGTTAAAATCTATTATATTGATATTGAACAATTCCTTCAAGAATCATCGCTTCCTGTATTCGGCGCTTTGCTTGATGGCGAATCGATCTATGAAACGAACTTTTCTGATGCAGGATTGATTCTTATGGGAAATGAGGGTAATGGTATTCGCAAAAGCTTGTTAAGCCGAATCGACCATGCCGTTACAATACCTCGAATCGGTAAAGCAGAATCCTTAAATGTAGCGATCGCGACAACACTTTTTTGTTCAGAAGTCGCTAGGCAAGGACTTTTGAAACGATAA
- the tamL gene encoding translocation and assembly module lipoprotein TamL — protein sequence MLLFFASCRSAKYLEDQQALVTDIDINGVTPELKENTQMYVANEIRPNSPLYLTIYNLFNTRDGRYKTEKIKNVGEAPRILDSAMVELSANQIQRYLQTKGYFNASVTPSITINKKKAHIDFNAVLGTPYLVNDITRTVNDPKVRELYESKVVPKSSIQRGKQYDAADFYAERENMYTQMRENGYYDYLRQYMRVGLDTLSKSFSTDIKLQISDPSDSTKHQIYTIDEVHFRIEAPEEGLKRNEAAEFDTLTQINFTDETERFKLRPLARYAYLRSGQIYNSDNEELSYDRLYETNGFRSVKINYEKKDSSKLDVYYNLIPRSAMSNQIEGEFTFSSGMSGFNIGNTFSHRNVFGGSETIEVKLRYGVLFDTRLPGNLTDKIFNNDLQFGVNLSFPRLLTPFGVRSVGRYGIPRTTFSSSLQLFFQDQTYANRYWINSLNYMWYQSSNSLHSLTPVVIEYRDGRLNDAFRQQLLEEGYQLYVESNHRQYFGLGAQYAYTFNSPKLTRKETFNYFRGGVDISGNLLGLLGNVVNFKQNESGEKLIFGVPFLQYIKGEVDYRCYKFLGGNKQFVFRFNSGVAVPYGNNSRLMIFEKSFFAGGMNGIRAWQARTLGPGGYNREVVREELRVNLRNLDQLGEIKIESNAEYRFRLLNNFFGAKLNGATFVDAGNIWNLRENTINLDGEFKFNKFLSQIAIGTGFGLRVDMDYFIIRLDAGLKVKDPQFKGKEQWVIRRLFNASEFKQVYYDAHKPDRYNFLQYNFGVGMPF from the coding sequence TTGTTGCTATTTTTTGCTTCCTGTCGTTCGGCAAAGTACTTGGAAGATCAACAAGCCTTGGTCACTGATATCGATATAAACGGCGTTACTCCGGAGCTGAAAGAAAATACGCAAATGTATGTCGCCAATGAAATCAGACCAAATTCTCCGCTCTATCTCACGATTTATAACCTGTTCAATACCAGAGACGGACGTTATAAAACTGAAAAGATAAAGAATGTCGGTGAAGCACCGCGCATCCTCGACTCCGCTATGGTTGAACTTTCTGCTAACCAGATTCAACGTTATCTGCAGACAAAAGGTTATTTCAATGCTTCCGTAACGCCTTCCATAACGATCAACAAGAAAAAAGCACATATTGATTTTAATGCAGTCTTAGGTACTCCCTATTTGGTCAATGATATTACCCGAACTGTAAATGACCCGAAGGTCCGTGAATTATATGAGAGCAAAGTCGTGCCGAAATCGAGCATTCAGAGGGGGAAGCAATACGATGCTGCAGATTTCTATGCTGAACGCGAAAACATGTATACGCAAATGCGAGAGAATGGTTATTACGACTATCTACGACAATATATGCGCGTCGGACTTGACACATTAAGCAAATCATTCAGCACCGATATAAAATTGCAAATCAGTGATCCTTCGGATTCAACGAAACATCAGATTTACACGATTGATGAAGTTCATTTTCGTATTGAAGCTCCCGAAGAGGGGTTAAAGCGCAACGAGGCCGCCGAATTCGACACGCTAACCCAAATTAATTTCACTGATGAAACAGAACGTTTCAAATTAAGGCCGCTTGCTCGATACGCCTATCTTCGCAGCGGACAAATCTACAATAGCGATAACGAAGAACTCTCCTATGATCGTTTATATGAGACTAACGGATTCAGATCGGTAAAGATCAATTATGAGAAAAAAGACTCTTCGAAATTAGATGTCTATTATAACTTAATTCCTCGCTCCGCAATGAGCAATCAGATTGAAGGTGAATTTACATTCTCTTCGGGGATGAGCGGTTTTAATATTGGGAATACGTTCTCCCACCGCAACGTATTCGGCGGGTCGGAAACCATTGAGGTGAAACTGCGCTATGGGGTGCTCTTCGATACGCGGTTGCCGGGCAATCTGACGGATAAAATATTCAACAACGATCTACAATTTGGTGTCAACCTTTCTTTTCCGCGGCTATTAACTCCATTTGGCGTTCGTAGTGTCGGACGATACGGAATTCCACGAACGACATTCTCTTCGAGCCTACAACTCTTCTTCCAAGATCAAACTTACGCGAATCGATACTGGATAAACAGTTTGAATTACATGTGGTATCAATCAAGCAATAGCTTACACAGTTTGACGCCGGTGGTAATTGAGTATAGAGATGGGCGACTGAATGATGCTTTTAGACAGCAATTACTGGAAGAGGGCTATCAATTATATGTAGAAAGTAATCACCGACAATATTTCGGATTAGGGGCACAATACGCCTATACTTTCAATTCTCCGAAATTGACACGCAAAGAGACCTTCAATTATTTCCGTGGTGGTGTGGATATCTCAGGGAACTTACTGGGATTGCTTGGAAATGTTGTCAATTTCAAACAGAACGAAAGTGGCGAAAAACTAATTTTCGGGGTCCCATTCCTACAATACATTAAGGGTGAAGTTGACTACCGATGCTATAAATTTCTTGGAGGAAATAAACAGTTCGTTTTTCGATTCAATTCTGGAGTCGCAGTTCCTTATGGTAATAATTCCAGATTAATGATTTTTGAAAAGAGTTTCTTTGCCGGGGGTATGAATGGAATACGAGCATGGCAGGCAAGAACTTTAGGCCCTGGAGGCTATAATCGAGAAGTGGTACGTGAAGAACTGAGGGTTAACTTAAGAAATCTAGACCAATTGGGCGAGATTAAAATCGAAAGCAATGCAGAGTATCGATTCAGGTTATTGAACAATTTCTTTGGCGCCAAGTTAAATGGAGCCACGTTCGTTGATGCCGGTAACATCTGGAACCTCAGAGAAAACACGATTAACCTGGATGGCGAATTTAAATTCAACAAGTTCTTATCCCAAATAGCCATAGGGACGGGTTTTGGTCTACGGGTAGATATGGATTACTTTATCATTCGTTTAGATGCCGGCTTGAAAGTCAAGGACCCCCAATTTAAGGGAAAGGAGCAGTGGGTAATCCGAAGACTATTTAATGCAAGTGAATTCAAACAGGTCTATTATGATGCCCATAAGCCCGACCGTTATAACTTTTTGCAATATAACTTCGGGGTTGGAATGCCGTTCTAA
- the serS gene encoding serine--tRNA ligase has product MLQLNYIRENRDKVVERLAIKNFNDADLVDQIIALDEQRRKIQNQSDSIAAEANSSAKQIGDLMRQGKKEEAEAIKSQSASYKEQLKEFTEELERVEIELHNKLIQLPNLPHTLVPKGITPEENEVVLENGDKPALAEDALPHWELAAKYDIIDFELGTKVTGAGFPVYKGKGARLQRGLINFFLDEASKMGYREVQVPIVVNEASAYATGQLPDKEGQMYHVVNDDLYLIPTAEVPITNIYRDTIVKAEDFPIKHCGYTPCFRREAGSYGAHVRGLNRLHQFDKVELVQIVHPDQSYATLEEMSTYVQSLLQKLGLPYRVLRLCGGDMSFTSAMTYDMETYSAAQKRWLEVSSVSNFETYQANRLKVRFKNDEGKTQLAHTLNGSALALPRIVATLLENNQTEKGIKIPEVLVPYVGFEYID; this is encoded by the coding sequence ATGTTGCAATTAAATTACATCCGTGAAAACAGGGATAAGGTAGTTGAAAGACTTGCTATTAAGAATTTCAACGACGCTGATTTGGTAGACCAGATCATAGCATTGGATGAACAACGTCGTAAAATCCAAAACCAGTCTGACTCTATTGCTGCGGAAGCTAATTCGTCGGCAAAACAGATTGGCGATTTAATGCGCCAGGGCAAAAAAGAAGAAGCTGAAGCTATCAAATCGCAATCCGCATCATATAAGGAACAACTAAAAGAATTTACAGAAGAGCTGGAACGAGTTGAAATTGAGCTACATAATAAATTAATTCAACTCCCAAATCTTCCTCACACTTTAGTTCCAAAGGGAATTACTCCTGAGGAAAATGAGGTTGTATTGGAAAATGGTGATAAACCTGCGCTTGCCGAAGACGCATTACCGCATTGGGAGCTTGCTGCAAAATATGACATCATCGATTTCGAACTTGGAACCAAAGTTACTGGCGCTGGTTTCCCTGTTTACAAAGGTAAAGGGGCAAGATTGCAGCGAGGTTTAATCAACTTCTTCTTAGATGAAGCCAGCAAAATGGGATACCGCGAAGTTCAAGTGCCGATTGTGGTGAACGAAGCGTCAGCATATGCTACCGGTCAGTTACCAGATAAAGAAGGTCAAATGTACCATGTGGTAAATGATGATCTTTATTTAATTCCAACAGCGGAAGTGCCTATTACGAATATCTATAGAGATACAATTGTAAAAGCGGAGGATTTTCCGATAAAACATTGTGGTTATACGCCATGTTTTCGTCGTGAAGCGGGTTCCTATGGAGCGCATGTACGTGGGTTGAATCGTCTTCATCAATTTGATAAAGTAGAGTTAGTACAAATTGTTCATCCGGATCAATCCTATGCTACTTTAGAGGAAATGAGCACCTATGTTCAATCATTGTTGCAGAAATTGGGACTTCCGTATCGTGTGTTACGTCTTTGTGGCGGCGACATGAGCTTTACATCGGCTATGACTTATGATATGGAAACTTACAGTGCTGCACAGAAACGATGGTTGGAAGTGTCTTCCGTGTCTAACTTTGAAACCTATCAAGCGAATCGCTTAAAAGTTCGTTTCAAGAATGATGAAGGCAAAACGCAACTCGCACATACACTGAATGGTTCTGCACTAGCACTGCCGCGTATCGTTGCTACACTATTGGAAAATAATCAAACAGAAAAGGGAATAAAGATTCCTGAGGTATTAGTTCCTTACGTTGGTTTTGAATATATCGACTAA
- a CDS encoding endonuclease/exonuclease/phosphatase family protein, with amino-acid sequence MTVLLIIVGLVIAFLFVFNNLKNKLISVDFPHEKQEEDASVIKGEFSVLTYNIAGLPQGISAAKTIRREAIAEIGEKIKSFDIVNVQEDFNYNNSFYSRNEHEYKTNHKGKIPIGDGLNTLSHFPILSYHRIPWRHCSGPDCWTVKGFSFTQIQLAPGIIVDVYNVHANSSDVARATRARRENFRQLAKYINEHSEGKPLIVMGDFNAHYAYKRDNLYEFIESTGLTDGWVNFLRKNVFPEIIPKFVAQHMLSLNNDTESLDKIFFRDSEHLKFLPKDYQVESVLFTNANNQALSDHLAVSMQFDWEWSMERSVPAHESKPLIEQKVLATA; translated from the coding sequence ATGACTGTACTATTAATTATTGTAGGTTTAGTAATCGCTTTCTTGTTTGTTTTTAACAACTTAAAAAACAAACTCATATCGGTTGATTTTCCTCACGAAAAACAAGAAGAGGATGCTTCGGTAATCAAGGGCGAATTTAGTGTCCTTACATATAATATAGCCGGATTACCTCAAGGAATCTCTGCCGCCAAAACCATCAGAAGAGAAGCTATCGCTGAGATTGGAGAAAAAATAAAGTCTTTTGACATCGTGAATGTGCAAGAAGATTTTAATTATAATAACTCCTTCTACTCCCGCAATGAACATGAATATAAAACCAATCATAAAGGTAAAATACCGATTGGAGACGGTTTGAATACTCTATCCCATTTTCCCATTTTATCCTATCACCGCATCCCATGGCGCCATTGTTCTGGTCCCGATTGTTGGACAGTCAAAGGCTTTAGTTTTACACAAATTCAATTGGCACCGGGGATTATTGTTGATGTTTATAATGTTCATGCAAACTCTAGTGATGTCGCTCGTGCAACGAGAGCTCGCCGAGAGAATTTTAGGCAGCTGGCGAAGTACATTAATGAACACTCTGAAGGGAAACCGTTGATAGTAATGGGCGACTTTAATGCACATTATGCATACAAACGTGATAACCTCTATGAATTCATTGAGTCGACCGGTCTGACCGATGGATGGGTGAATTTCCTACGGAAGAACGTATTCCCAGAAATCATTCCGAAATTTGTTGCACAGCATATGCTCTCGCTGAATAATGACACAGAAAGTCTAGACAAGATTTTCTTTAGAGATAGCGAGCATCTGAAATTTTTGCCTAAGGATTATCAGGTCGAAAGTGTCTTGTTTACCAATGCAAACAATCAGGCATTATCGGATCATTTAGCAGTCTCTATGCAATTCGATTGGGAATGGAGCATGGAACGTTCTGTTCCTGCACATGAGTCTAAGCCGTTAATTGAGCAAAAGGTATTGGCAACAGCCTAA
- a CDS encoding endonuclease/exonuclease/phosphatase family protein: protein MSGELKVLTYNVAGLPQIISSAKTPRASSIRSIGQRINHFDIVNVQEDFNYNEFLYADNSHPYRTEAMGTIPFSDGLSTLSKYPIVAIERVAWKDCSGADCLTPKGFSYTRMELSKGVFLDVYNIHATAQDNKDAIVARKQNLLQFAAYVKQHSEGEAVLIMGDFNAHYTFSEDNIRDFKKETGMIDGWVEVRNRGEIPEVVSGFKARLALDVDEACESIDKIYFRGSSKLSMIPEGYRVEKELFQTKEGVALSDHCAISMAFRWEIIEKQDECSSPDVSPLHAAREQTYADAKL from the coding sequence ATGTCAGGAGAGCTAAAGGTCTTGACTTACAATGTTGCGGGTTTGCCCCAAATCATATCCTCGGCGAAAACACCACGAGCAAGCAGTATACGAAGCATAGGGCAGCGAATTAATCATTTCGATATTGTGAATGTGCAGGAGGATTTTAATTATAACGAATTTCTATATGCCGACAATTCGCATCCATACCGTACGGAAGCTATGGGAACAATTCCCTTTAGTGACGGACTTAGCACCTTGTCTAAATATCCTATCGTTGCGATCGAACGCGTAGCGTGGAAGGACTGCAGTGGCGCCGATTGTTTGACCCCCAAAGGATTTAGTTATACACGTATGGAGCTTAGTAAAGGCGTGTTCTTGGACGTCTATAACATACATGCCACAGCCCAGGATAACAAAGATGCAATTGTAGCGCGAAAGCAGAATCTTCTTCAATTTGCCGCTTATGTGAAGCAGCATTCCGAAGGGGAGGCTGTACTGATTATGGGAGACTTCAACGCCCATTATACTTTTTCTGAGGATAATATCCGTGATTTCAAAAAAGAAACGGGAATGATAGATGGTTGGGTTGAAGTTAGGAACAGGGGAGAAATACCCGAAGTTGTGTCCGGATTTAAAGCACGATTAGCTTTGGATGTTGATGAAGCCTGTGAAAGTATAGATAAAATATACTTTCGTGGCAGTTCGAAACTAAGTATGATTCCAGAAGGCTATCGGGTAGAAAAAGAACTCTTTCAAACTAAAGAGGGAGTGGCGCTTTCAGACCATTGTGCCATTTCAATGGCTTTTCGATGGGAGATAATAGAAAAGCAAGATGAGTGTTCTTCACCCGATGTGTCGCCACTCCATGCTGCGAGAGAACAAACATATGCTGACGCCAAATTATAG
- a CDS encoding glycosyltransferase family 4 protein → MKKVAFFSEMLIEDFDGAARTMFQLINRIDQFSYSYFFIYGVGPEEFRNFKSLKVPTLRIPINDDYSIAVPQLAKNKIEQALDKFQPDVIHIATPSMLGFFALKYARRRNIPVISIYHTHFISYIAYYLRNLNALIRPTEQWMKKTMQRFYNNCQRVYVPTVNIMQELHQLGIEQERLAIWQRGIDCELFSPAKKNTAYLERLTRNNKPTILFASRLVWEKNIETLIAIYRHLEHEGMPYNLVVAGDGAAKNDAMEHMPQAIFLGKLSHEELSMLYASSDAFVFTSTSETYGNVVIEAMASGLPSVIANGGGSGSLVDHGRTGFKCTPNNAKEYVHYLHKILNNKILHHEIADAGLQYVKRLDWNSLADIYFAEIDSLAGHSSNDVIWAAS, encoded by the coding sequence ATGAAAAAGGTTGCTTTTTTCTCAGAAATGCTTATTGAAGATTTCGATGGTGCCGCAAGAACTATGTTTCAGCTGATTAATCGAATCGATCAGTTTTCATATTCCTACTTTTTCATCTATGGGGTTGGTCCGGAGGAATTCCGAAATTTCAAAAGTCTTAAAGTGCCAACACTCAGAATTCCAATAAACGATGATTACTCTATTGCTGTACCGCAACTCGCAAAAAATAAAATTGAACAAGCTTTAGATAAATTTCAACCGGATGTTATTCATATCGCCACGCCTTCCATGCTTGGCTTTTTTGCATTGAAATATGCGAGAAGAAGAAATATCCCTGTTATCAGCATCTACCACACGCATTTCATATCCTATATTGCTTATTACCTTCGAAACTTAAACGCCTTGATTCGTCCTACAGAACAATGGATGAAGAAAACGATGCAACGTTTCTACAACAATTGCCAGCGAGTCTATGTTCCTACAGTCAATATAATGCAGGAACTTCATCAGCTTGGAATCGAACAGGAAAGATTAGCGATATGGCAGAGGGGTATTGATTGTGAACTTTTCAGTCCTGCAAAGAAAAACACTGCTTATCTAGAGCGTTTGACACGAAACAATAAACCAACTATTCTTTTTGCAAGTCGTTTGGTTTGGGAAAAAAACATTGAAACTTTGATTGCCATATACCGTCACTTAGAACACGAAGGCATGCCTTACAATCTCGTCGTGGCAGGTGATGGCGCAGCAAAGAATGATGCAATGGAACATATGCCTCAGGCCATATTCTTAGGAAAATTGTCTCATGAGGAGCTTTCTATGTTATATGCTTCCTCGGATGCATTTGTCTTTACCTCTACCTCAGAAACCTACGGGAATGTGGTTATTGAAGCTATGGCTTCCGGCTTGCCTTCTGTAATTGCCAATGGAGGAGGAAGTGGAAGTTTAGTGGATCATGGTCGAACAGGATTTAAATGCACGCCAAATAATGCGAAAGAATATGTTCACTACTTACATAAAATACTAAACAATAAAATTCTACATCACGAGATCGCGGACGCTGGACTGCAATATGTTAAACGGTTAGACTGGAACAGTCTTGCAGACATCTATTTCGCCGAAATCGATAGCTTGGCTGGACATTCATCGAACGATGTAATATGGGCGGCAAGCTAG
- a CDS encoding lysylphosphatidylglycerol synthase transmembrane domain-containing protein gives MGGKLVNRNWVKLLVLCIVISFIVIFLVNTDIDSTKQALRSVGFKFIYLLIITYVAYFFGTWSWHACLGKERKKISLFQLFSVRQIGETVGQFNPTSVVGGDILKAKLLQPYQIDKAKALSTVAASRITAVLSQILLFLIACLFLVFNNKHLAWVANWGFGFAALIFLLLLIQVLFIIWISKSHDLERLQSSADASFIRKLKNRIQNLTIDIRIFYKNDRKMFWYSYFLAAIHWIIGSLEFYLILILLGFDISILDGLLLDMSVIVFKSFGAFIPGQLGIEELGNKLMLTLVGISSTTVWITVSILRRARQIVWIGIGFMLYFFIKKDVQRAAKSTSDIKMLDSQ, from the coding sequence ATGGGCGGCAAGCTAGTCAATCGAAACTGGGTTAAGCTGTTGGTTCTATGCATCGTCATCAGCTTTATCGTCATCTTCCTCGTAAATACAGATATCGATAGTACCAAGCAAGCCTTACGTTCAGTTGGTTTCAAATTTATCTATTTACTGATTATAACTTATGTAGCCTATTTTTTCGGCACATGGTCTTGGCATGCTTGTTTGGGCAAAGAAAGAAAGAAAATATCGCTATTTCAATTATTCTCTGTACGACAAATCGGTGAAACTGTTGGACAATTCAATCCGACTAGTGTCGTTGGAGGAGATATCCTAAAAGCCAAACTTCTTCAGCCTTATCAAATAGACAAGGCCAAAGCATTAAGTACTGTTGCAGCTTCTCGAATAACAGCAGTGCTTTCACAAATACTTCTGTTTTTGATAGCCTGTCTGTTTCTGGTGTTTAATAATAAGCATCTCGCATGGGTCGCCAACTGGGGATTTGGGTTTGCCGCACTTATATTTTTGCTATTATTAATTCAAGTCCTGTTTATTATTTGGATATCAAAGAGCCACGACCTAGAAAGACTGCAAAGTTCAGCGGATGCATCCTTTATTCGAAAACTAAAAAATCGAATTCAAAACTTGACTATTGATATAAGGATCTTTTATAAGAACGACAGAAAAATGTTCTGGTATTCCTATTTTCTTGCGGCAATCCATTGGATCATTGGAAGTTTAGAATTCTATCTAATCCTCATTTTATTGGGCTTTGACATTAGTATCCTAGATGGACTATTGCTTGATATGAGCGTGATTGTATTCAAGAGCTTTGGAGCATTCATTCCCGGGCAACTTGGCATAGAAGAACTTGGGAACAAACTTATGTTGACTTTAGTGGGTATAAGTTCCACAACTGTGTGGATTACAGTTTCTATACTGCGAAGAGCAAGGCAGATCGTCTGGATAGGAATCGGCTTCATGCTATATTTTTTTATCAAAAAGGATGTTCAGCGTGCCGCGAAGTCAACATCAGACATAAAAATGCTCGATAGTCAATAA
- a CDS encoding glycosyltransferase family 4 protein codes for MQLLKPEILFVSHKYPPATGGMEKQSYELIQGVAKHTKVHSLVYKKGEQNLITFFLGLNRKILQMLRDNPGIQVIHFNDGLIASLALYHKGYEHIKRVVTLHGLDVVFPLQYFQQKIIPQFNKYDLLITVSHATAKEAVYRGISENKIRIIANGVDHKIADQSEMKLEQLQTKYPTLLSKPNYLITLGRPVKRKGFSWLLNQIVRDLPKDFQLLMVGPFNTEPKWTEKLLRLLPRKLYHLFTLFLGYPSDEAQIRQLLKDPEIASKVVHLGKVPFHDLQALLANSAAFLMPNIHVPGDMEGFGLVCLEASLAGTLVLASATEGITDAIHDRKNGILLPSADKEAWKTMIIQMLEDPTAFNDLKKSYQAYSRAHYSWEKMACNYWDVFQELVKEDQLSYIDLKNVSLSKV; via the coding sequence ATGCAATTGCTTAAACCTGAAATCCTCTTCGTTAGCCATAAATATCCTCCAGCGACTGGAGGTATGGAAAAACAAAGCTACGAACTTATTCAGGGCGTTGCTAAGCACACGAAGGTGCATTCATTAGTTTACAAAAAAGGAGAGCAGAATCTGATTACATTCTTTTTGGGGCTGAATCGAAAAATTCTTCAAATGCTAAGGGATAATCCGGGGATACAGGTTATACACTTTAATGATGGATTGATCGCCTCGCTGGCACTTTATCATAAAGGCTATGAGCATATCAAAAGAGTTGTCACCCTACATGGTTTAGATGTCGTTTTCCCATTGCAATATTTTCAACAAAAAATTATTCCCCAGTTCAATAAGTACGATTTACTCATCACCGTAAGTCATGCAACAGCAAAAGAAGCCGTATATCGAGGTATCTCGGAGAATAAGATAAGGATCATTGCCAATGGCGTCGATCATAAAATCGCAGATCAAAGCGAGATGAAACTGGAACAACTTCAAACAAAATACCCTACCCTTCTATCAAAACCCAATTATCTAATCACTTTAGGTCGTCCAGTCAAAAGAAAGGGCTTTTCATGGTTGCTGAATCAGATTGTACGAGATTTACCAAAAGACTTTCAATTACTGATGGTTGGTCCCTTTAACACAGAACCAAAGTGGACAGAGAAATTGCTAAGGCTGCTGCCAAGAAAGTTATATCATTTGTTTACACTATTTCTCGGCTATCCATCCGACGAAGCGCAAATAAGACAATTATTGAAAGATCCTGAAATAGCGTCAAAGGTCGTGCACCTAGGAAAAGTTCCATTTCATGATTTGCAAGCCCTACTCGCGAATAGTGCAGCTTTTCTCATGCCAAACATTCATGTACCTGGTGATATGGAGGGGTTTGGTTTAGTCTGTTTGGAAGCATCTCTAGCTGGGACGCTGGTGCTTGCCTCTGCGACCGAGGGAATTACCGATGCAATTCATGATCGGAAAAACGGTATTCTCCTGCCTTCTGCAGACAAAGAAGCGTGGAAAACTATGATCATCCAAATGCTTGAAGACCCAACTGCCTTCAACGACTTAAAAAAGAGTTATCAGGCTTATTCGCGAGCACATTATAGTTGGGAGAAGATGGCATGCAATTATTGGGACGTTTTTCAGGAACTCGTTAAAGAAGACCAATTATCCTACATAGACCTAAAAAATGTAAGTCTTAGCAAAGTATAA